A single genomic interval of Spinacia oleracea cultivar Varoflay chromosome 6, BTI_SOV_V1, whole genome shotgun sequence harbors:
- the LOC110799917 gene encoding LEC14B protein, which translates to MYFRLDEASLREMGQYVSRLELGAEEEYYDASNTANPSSYGHAHDDSSVCLDNEISDLTRIKSKPNGHLSKINPGKRKRCVPTVAMLAGREANYSGRGRFTSADCCHVASRYVPVKGPWLVDQMSSRAYVSQFSTDGSLFVTGFQGSHIRIYNVDKGWKVQKNILAKSLRWTITDTSLSPDQQHLVYSSMSPLVHIVGIGSAATESLANVTDIHDGLDFSGYGDARYGFGIFSVKFSTDGRELVAGSSDGAIYVYDLEANKLSLGISAHTSDVNTVCFADEGGHLIFSGSDDSYCKVWDRRCLIASGKAAGIMTGHLEGITFIDSRGDGRYFISNSKDQSIKLWDVRKMSSNVTCDLAPRNYEWDYRWMDYPEQARNLRHPNDQSVATYEGHSVLRTLIRCYFSPEFCGQKYIYTGSSDGSVYIYDLVSGSIVAKLDHHMSAVRDCNWHPSYPMLVSSSWDGSILKWEFPGSDETPAPPSEERELWRRHM; encoded by the exons ATGTATTTTAGACTGGACGAGGCGAGTTTGAGGGAAATGGGCCAATATGTAAGTCGATTAGAATTAGGTGCCGAAGAAGAATACTATGATGCTAGCAATACTGCAAATCCTAGTAGCTATGGCCATGCCCATGATGATAGTTCGGTTTGTTTAGACAACGAGATATCTGACCTGACGAGAATTAAATCAAAACCGAATGGGCATTTGAGTAAGATTAACCCGGGAAAGAGAAAGAGATGTGTGCCTACGGTTGCAATGTTGGCTGGTAGAGAGGCTAATTATTCTGGGAGAGGGAGGTTCACTTCTGCGGACTGTTGCCATGTGGCTAGCCGATATGTGCCTGTTAAAGGACCCTGGCTTGTGGATCAGATGAGCAGTCGAGCATATGTATCACAGTTTTCAACAGATGGGTCTCTTTTTGTTACTGGATTTCAG GGAAGTCACATTAGAATATACAATGTTGACAAGGGATGGAAAGTTCAAAAGAACATCCTGGCTAAAAGCTTGCGTTGGACAATTACTGACACATCCCTTTCGCCGGATCAACAACACCTT GTATATTCCAGCATGTCACCTCTTGTACATATTGTTGGTATTGGATCTGCGGCTACTGAGTCTCTTGCGAATGTAACT GACATCCACGATGGTTTGGATTTCTCGGGGTATGGGGACGCTCGCTACGGATTTGGTATCTTCTCTGTGAAATTCTCAACAGATGGTCGAGAACTTGTGGCTGGAAGTAGTGACGGTGCAATATATGTTTATGATCTTGAGGCTAATAAGCTTTCCCTCGGAATATCAGCTCACACT TCAGACGTGAACACTGTTTGTTTTGCTGATGAAGGTGGGCATCTCATATTTTCTGGAAGTGATGACAGTTATTGCAAG GTGTGGGACAGACGATGCCTCATTGCAAGTGGGAAGGCTGCTGGTATCATGACAGGACATTTAGAAGGAATAACATTTATTGATAGCCGAGGAGATGGTCGCTATTTCATCTCAAATAGTAAAGATCAGAGCATAAAGCTCTGGGATGTTAGAAAGATGTCCTCTAATGTCACATG TGACCTTGCTCCTAGGAATTATGAATGGGATTACAGATGGATGGACTATCCAGAGCAGGCAAGAAATTTAAGACATCCAAATGATCAATCAGTAGCCACATATGAAGGACATTCAGTCTTGCGTACGCTAATCCGTTGCTATTTTTCTCCAGAATTTTG TGGACAGAAGTACATCTACACAGGTTCAAGCGATGGGAGTGTGTATATATATGACTTG GTAAGCGGGTCAATTGTAGCAAAGCTTGATCATCATATGTCGGCAGTGAGAGACTGCAATTGGCACCCTAGTTACCCGATGCTTGTTAGCTCGTCTTGGGACGGTAGTATTTTAAAGTGGGAATTTCCCGGGAGTGATGAAACGCCTGCACCTCCAAGCGAAGAAAGAGAATTATGGAGACGGCATATGTGA